One window of the Pelobates fuscus isolate aPelFus1 chromosome 12, aPelFus1.pri, whole genome shotgun sequence genome contains the following:
- the LOC134578440 gene encoding interferon-induced transmembrane protein 1-like, whose protein sequence is MSLSTSVMENDNCTQPLTELLAGDSSPINEKHYKPEPGMLQYENFSSQPPQSTVVTILQDDPPIKDYVLFSVFNIMIANVCCLGFLALVFSVKCRDRKLAGDRHAARSYSATACLLNITTTILTILFFILVSYFVITSLPPLPSLAHNLNAILYGN, encoded by the exons ATGTCCTTATCAACCTCAGTTATGGAGAATGATAATTGCACACAGCCGTTAACAGAGCTTTTGGCTGGGGATTCTTCTCCAATCAATGAGAAACACTATAAACCTGAACCTGGGATGCTACAGTATGAGAATTTCTCCAGTCAGCCACCTCAATCCACTGTGGTTACTATATTACAAGATGATCCTCCCATAAAAGATTACGTGCTCTTCTCGGTCTTTAACATCATGATTGCAAATGTATGCTGCTTAGGATTCCTTGCCCTTGTCTTCTCTGTTAAG TGCCGGGATCGGAAGCTGGCTGGAGACAGACATGCAGCTAGAAGTTACAGTGCCACTGCTTGCTTACTAAACATCACTACCACCATCCTGACAATCCTCTTCTTCATTCTCGTATCCTATTTTGTGATAACCagtcttccccctctgccttcaTTGGCCCACAATTTAAATGCTATACTGTATGGAAATTAA